From one Bacteroidales bacterium genomic stretch:
- a CDS encoding TIM barrel protein translates to MVTRRNFLKAGAALSALSILPVGFSCAKKKKAIGVQLYSVREDIQKDFDGTIKALVEMGYQRMESFGYRDGKFFGKTPKELKQYLADLGVTMTGSHTGSGLLAEDDTKGWDFWKKNAADTIELGCKWIVQAGYPHQQLKSISDVKRLADQFNKCGEIAKSNGLKFAFHNHVDEFHELEGQIPYDVMIENTDKNLVTFQMDTAQLVYGGFSCHEYVKKYPGRFANWHLKDANPDGKGSTEFGKGLVDFEALFAVADIAVLEDYYVEQERYNMTPLEALKYDYDFLNQASYVKW, encoded by the coding sequence ATGGTAACAAGAAGGAATTTTTTAAAAGCAGGAGCTGCATTGTCTGCTTTGAGTATTTTACCTGTAGGTTTCTCTTGTGCAAAAAAGAAAAAAGCCATTGGCGTTCAACTATATAGTGTTCGCGAAGATATACAAAAAGATTTTGACGGCACCATCAAAGCATTGGTTGAGATGGGATACCAACGTATGGAATCTTTTGGATATAGGGATGGAAAATTTTTCGGAAAAACACCGAAAGAATTGAAACAATACCTGGCTGACCTGGGCGTTACCATGACCGGTTCCCATACAGGCAGCGGACTGTTGGCAGAAGATGACACCAAAGGATGGGATTTTTGGAAAAAAAATGCAGCAGATACCATTGAGCTTGGGTGCAAGTGGATTGTCCAGGCCGGATATCCCCACCAACAGCTCAAAAGTATTTCCGATGTAAAACGGCTGGCTGACCAGTTTAACAAATGCGGCGAAATAGCTAAATCTAACGGTTTAAAGTTCGCTTTCCATAACCATGTTGATGAATTCCATGAACTGGAAGGACAGATCCCATATGATGTAATGATTGAAAACACCGACAAAAACCTGGTTACCTTCCAGATGGATACCGCCCAATTGGTTTACGGAGGATTTTCCTGTCATGAGTATGTAAAGAAATATCCGGGACGTTTTGCCAACTGGCACCTTAAGGATGCAAATCCTGACGGAAAAGGCAGCACAGAATTCGGAAAAGGACTGGTTGATTTCGAAGCGCTTTTTGCTGTAGCCGACATAGCAGTTCTGGAAGATTATTATGTTGAACAGGAACGTTACAATATGACACCATTGGAAGCGTTGAAATATGATTATGATTTTCTGAATCAGGCATCATATGTAAAGTGGTAA
- a CDS encoding DeoR/GlpR family DNA-binding transcription regulator, with translation MGNLPQRHKAILDELAKEGYLKVTDLSKKFEVSAVTIRKDIKDMERRKLLFRNHGSITLYSSLINERHIDEKEKVRVNEKIRIAEAANRLLERDDRIIIASGTTVLAFANKITFSDPITVITSSMKISVSLCYKQNIEVIQLGGSMRKSSASVIGPEAESMLESLSCSKLFLGIDGLDLDFGLTTSNIAEAHLNRAMIEAAQKVIILADSSKFGKKGFGKICDFEQVHHIITDKEAPAKSIQILREKGIEVTLV, from the coding sequence ATGGGAAATCTACCCCAGAGACATAAAGCTATATTGGATGAGCTGGCCAAGGAAGGTTATCTGAAAGTGACCGATTTAAGTAAAAAATTCGAAGTTTCGGCTGTTACTATCCGTAAAGATATTAAGGATATGGAACGGAGGAAATTGCTTTTTCGGAATCATGGAAGCATTACCTTATATAGTTCCCTGATCAATGAACGGCATATTGATGAAAAGGAAAAGGTACGGGTGAATGAAAAGATCCGTATTGCGGAAGCGGCAAACCGGCTTTTGGAAAGGGATGACCGGATCATTATCGCATCCGGAACGACCGTATTAGCGTTTGCTAATAAGATTACTTTTTCCGATCCGATCACAGTGATCACGTCATCCATGAAAATATCCGTGAGTTTATGTTATAAACAGAATATTGAAGTAATCCAGTTAGGAGGTAGCATGCGGAAAAGTTCGGCATCGGTAATTGGTCCGGAGGCTGAATCTATGCTTGAAAGCCTATCCTGTAGCAAGTTATTTCTTGGTATTGACGGGCTTGATCTGGATTTTGGGTTGACCACAAGCAATATAGCGGAAGCACATTTGAACCGTGCTATGATAGAAGCAGCACAGAAAGTGATCATACTTGCCGATTCATCAAAATTTGGGAAAAAAGGATTCGGTAAGATCTGCGATTTTGAACAAGTACATCACATCATTACCGATAAGGAAGCACCTGCAAAATCCATACAGATACTCAGGGAAAAAGGTATCGAAGTGACATTGGTGTGA
- a CDS encoding TonB-dependent receptor: MKYSLFAGLIFCFLSLNLHAQWTITGRILDESTGEAAGYADVLLYTLLDSVISAHTTTDADGIFSLKHSHSGDYYISVSSAGYETQNTSSFRLSETKKNIIYTDIMLRPVNFELSEVEVTARKRQVVYKLDKKVIEASGYISASGGTAVDILEQTPSMRVDADGELTFRGSSGFKVYIDGKPATIGGSAGLEQVPAGQIDNIEIITTPSARYEADGTAGIINVNTKKQSANGWSGIVNGMVSSVESRSIDFLTSYQKNNVRWQTSGEASRRYLVSDFDQLKHIDVGDTLTTTRSTGERKSYTDLYYLRTGLDWTKRKTTWSAAVEGRYRIRNRGGHLDYEDTYLQHSTGNETYASFKGRDYVELDEWVIRGDIGFDHRFSDDGHQLTGSFFSFYEGDAMEYFYTDLFYPDGQQAQGHRAREFEYRLTAQGNLDYVYPFNKKGGKLEAGYYFFSYTEDGDYKIDFYNPAIGDFERRDDMYNKYLFRRDIHALYGILSNSHNAFNYQLGLRGEYTYRKLGNNEEWARHTWNKFGLFPSVHLSYTLNKGGRMNAAYSRRITQPELFYMEPYVVYVDYYTAQRGNPMILPEYTNSFEIGYSKGFGDNSISGTLFHRIRKDKIERVRVPFHTGVTLDSMANVGNDYATGAELVTAFQLNRWWNLDINGSLYYYTIKNEYKIDGEDEESWNWQLAVNNNVNIGKNTRMRLEAYYVGPSVSTQGKVNEFYYFNFSVRQHFLQRKLAATLTIRDIFSTAEYISTKTGPTLDSKTYIYPKSPLFTLSLSYTFNNFKSQKKEERNTHDLFEGTNR, translated from the coding sequence ATGAAATATTCCCTATTTGCCGGATTGATTTTCTGCTTTTTATCGCTAAATCTTCATGCACAATGGACCATTACCGGAAGAATCCTGGATGAATCTACCGGAGAAGCAGCCGGATATGCTGATGTGTTATTATACACACTTCTCGATTCCGTGATATCAGCACATACAACCACAGATGCCGACGGAATATTTTCATTGAAACATTCCCATTCAGGAGATTATTATATTTCAGTGAGTTCTGCAGGGTATGAAACACAAAATACCTCATCTTTCCGCTTGTCGGAAACAAAAAAAAACATCATATATACTGATATTATGTTGCGCCCAGTAAACTTTGAGTTATCTGAAGTAGAAGTGACAGCACGAAAACGGCAGGTAGTTTATAAACTGGACAAAAAGGTAATAGAAGCCTCCGGGTATATTTCTGCTTCGGGAGGCACAGCGGTTGATATCCTGGAACAAACGCCGTCAATGAGGGTCGATGCCGACGGAGAATTAACATTCAGAGGTAGCAGCGGCTTCAAGGTCTATATCGATGGAAAGCCGGCAACCATTGGAGGAAGCGCCGGACTGGAACAGGTTCCGGCCGGCCAGATAGATAATATCGAAATTATTACCACTCCGTCAGCAAGATATGAAGCGGATGGTACAGCAGGAATCATCAATGTCAATACCAAAAAGCAGTCCGCAAACGGGTGGAGTGGAATAGTGAACGGAATGGTAAGTTCCGTGGAATCACGCAGTATCGATTTTCTTACTTCCTACCAGAAAAATAATGTGCGGTGGCAAACCTCAGGAGAGGCATCCCGGCGGTATCTGGTGAGTGATTTTGATCAGCTGAAACACATTGATGTCGGAGATACGCTCACAACTACCCGGTCTACAGGAGAAAGAAAAAGCTATACAGACCTGTATTATTTACGTACAGGGTTAGACTGGACCAAAAGAAAGACTACCTGGTCAGCGGCCGTGGAAGGACGTTACAGGATCCGTAACCGTGGGGGCCATCTGGATTACGAAGATACCTACTTACAACACAGCACGGGAAATGAAACATATGCCTCATTTAAAGGCCGTGATTATGTCGAGCTGGACGAATGGGTAATAAGGGGAGATATAGGATTCGACCATCGGTTTTCAGACGATGGTCATCAATTGACCGGATCTTTCTTCTCTTTCTACGAAGGGGATGCCATGGAATATTTCTATACAGATTTATTCTATCCAGACGGACAACAAGCACAAGGACACAGGGCCCGTGAATTTGAGTATCGGCTTACGGCACAAGGAAATCTGGATTATGTATATCCGTTCAATAAAAAAGGAGGAAAACTGGAAGCCGGGTATTATTTCTTCAGCTATACTGAAGATGGAGATTACAAGATTGATTTTTACAATCCGGCCATTGGCGATTTCGAACGAAGAGACGACATGTATAATAAATATCTTTTCCGCAGGGATATACATGCCCTGTATGGTATTTTATCCAATTCTCATAATGCATTTAACTACCAACTGGGATTGAGGGGTGAATATACCTACCGGAAATTGGGCAACAATGAAGAATGGGCGCGACATACCTGGAATAAATTCGGTTTATTCCCATCTGTACATCTTTCATATACATTGAATAAAGGAGGGCGGATGAATGCCGCTTATTCGCGCCGGATCACACAACCGGAGTTATTCTATATGGAACCATATGTGGTATATGTGGACTACTATACCGCCCAGCGTGGCAATCCGATGATTCTTCCGGAATATACCAATTCTTTTGAAATCGGTTATTCCAAAGGATTCGGGGATAACTCAATATCAGGTACTTTATTCCACCGTATCCGTAAAGATAAGATAGAACGGGTACGGGTTCCTTTTCATACCGGAGTAACATTGGATTCGATGGCAAATGTGGGAAATGATTATGCTACCGGGGCCGAACTGGTGACAGCGTTTCAATTGAACCGGTGGTGGAATCTGGACATCAACGGGAGCCTCTATTACTATACCATCAAAAATGAATATAAAATTGACGGGGAAGATGAAGAGAGCTGGAACTGGCAATTAGCCGTAAATAACAACGTCAATATCGGGAAAAACACACGGATGAGATTAGAAGCATATTATGTCGGGCCATCAGTGAGCACACAGGGAAAAGTAAATGAATTTTATTATTTTAATTTTTCCGTACGACAGCATTTTCTGCAACGAAAACTTGCTGCGACACTGACTATTCGTGATATTTTCTCAACTGCGGAATACATCAGTACCAAAACGGGACCGACGCTTGATTCCAAAACTTATATATATCCGAAATCTCCGTTATTTACGCTTTCTCTTTCGTATACATTCAATAATTTCAAATCCCAGAAAAAGGAAGAAAGAAATACACACGATCTGTTTGAAGGTACCAACAGGTAA